A region of Pyxidicoccus parkwaysis DNA encodes the following proteins:
- a CDS encoding RICIN domain-containing protein, with product MKRHVSTALGLMLMVAPLIQAHASIRGFLGNMPSASELKDGTAMGSSGFREPVYRTYQTRSTNKCLDATGAENGSPVVQWDCWADNYRGFNQKWLVGTSKDGYSMVHPESTDKCLDATGGENGSPVVQWDCWGGENQRWKLMQVGDVGNLSYRFVNQKYGKCLDATGGENGSRVVLWDCWEGENQKWYNPSDQKQDDPKAKAAVDSIGVISQGVGIFGGGTKVGL from the coding sequence ATGAAGAGACACGTCTCGACCGCACTCGGGCTCATGCTGATGGTCGCCCCCCTCATCCAGGCACATGCCTCCATCAGAGGCTTCCTGGGCAACATGCCGTCGGCGTCGGAACTCAAAGACGGGACCGCCATGGGCAGCAGCGGCTTCCGCGAGCCGGTCTATCGCACGTACCAGACGCGGAGCACGAACAAGTGCCTGGACGCCACAGGTGCGGAGAACGGCAGTCCAGTCGTCCAATGGGATTGCTGGGCGGACAACTATCGCGGTTTCAATCAGAAATGGCTCGTGGGGACGAGCAAGGATGGTTACTCCATGGTCCATCCCGAGAGCACGGACAAGTGCCTGGACGCTACGGGTGGCGAGAACGGCAGCCCCGTCGTCCAGTGGGACTGCTGGGGCGGCGAAAACCAGCGTTGGAAGCTGATGCAGGTGGGGGATGTGGGGAACCTCAGCTACCGCTTCGTCAACCAGAAGTACGGCAAATGCCTGGACGCCACGGGCGGCGAGAACGGCAGCCGGGTCGTCCTTTGGGACTGCTGGGAGGGTGAAAACCAGAAATGGTACAACCCGAGTGACCAGAAGCAGGACGATCCGAAGGCCAAGGCCGCCGTCGATTCCATCGGCGTCATCTCGCAAGGGGTCGGGATCTTCGGCGGCGGCACGAAGGTCGGCCTCTAA
- a CDS encoding B12-binding domain-containing radical SAM protein, whose product MDARPVRQPDPMQVAPVLPPARKGTPVPRTVLLVNPFYPKDVNASFGKHVLTPTLALTSLAGATPPGWRVRYWDENLLQGASPMEEVPQVVGISVHLTFAQRAYALAAWFKAHGCIVVMGGLHALSCPDEVQAHADSICLGNGVPVWPRMLRDIERGELKPRYSAEYRDYAADPPPDRSILPDYGFLTPASLIATQGCHNRCDFCYLATGDTRIKYQMRTPAQVAEDFRSTGAPYAVFVDNNLGSSRRYLRELCQALAPMEKIWSAAVTLDVTDEPSLVREMALAGCTGVFIGFESLTDDNIRAAGKKSPRAEDYARRVEVFHRNGIQVNGSFVLGFDHDRPEVFENLARWIEDTRLECATFHILTPYPNTPLFRRMEAEGRLLHQDWSLYDTAHCVFRPKHMSPEELEAGYAWIYRRLFSLSSIWARRPRQASAVLPYLAMALLYKRSNFLWRFLIHHRLTHKVWSPLVRLTRLRHLRYRRRLAREGSLPGHMVSPIRPSV is encoded by the coding sequence ATGGATGCGAGGCCTGTCAGGCAGCCGGACCCGATGCAGGTGGCCCCGGTGCTGCCCCCAGCGCGGAAGGGCACCCCGGTACCGCGCACGGTGCTGTTGGTGAATCCCTTCTATCCCAAGGACGTGAACGCGAGCTTCGGCAAGCACGTGCTCACACCCACGCTCGCGCTCACCAGCCTCGCCGGAGCCACGCCACCCGGGTGGCGCGTGCGCTACTGGGATGAGAACCTGCTGCAAGGCGCCTCGCCCATGGAGGAGGTGCCGCAGGTGGTGGGCATCAGCGTGCACCTCACCTTCGCCCAGCGAGCCTATGCCCTGGCCGCCTGGTTCAAGGCGCACGGCTGCATCGTGGTGATGGGCGGCCTGCACGCCCTCTCCTGCCCGGACGAGGTACAGGCGCACGCGGACTCCATCTGCCTGGGCAACGGCGTGCCCGTCTGGCCGCGGATGCTGCGCGACATCGAGCGCGGGGAGCTCAAGCCCCGCTACAGCGCCGAGTACCGCGACTACGCCGCCGACCCGCCTCCGGACCGGAGCATCCTGCCGGACTACGGCTTTCTCACCCCCGCCTCGCTCATCGCCACGCAGGGCTGCCACAACCGGTGTGACTTCTGCTACCTGGCCACGGGCGACACGCGCATCAAGTACCAGATGCGCACCCCGGCCCAGGTGGCCGAGGACTTCCGCTCCACGGGCGCGCCCTATGCCGTCTTCGTAGACAACAACCTCGGCTCGAGCCGCCGCTACCTGCGCGAGCTGTGCCAGGCCCTGGCCCCGATGGAGAAGATCTGGAGCGCCGCCGTCACCCTGGATGTGACAGACGAGCCTTCCCTGGTGCGGGAGATGGCGCTCGCCGGGTGCACGGGGGTCTTCATCGGGTTCGAGAGCCTGACCGACGACAACATCCGCGCGGCGGGAAAGAAGAGCCCGCGCGCCGAGGACTACGCGCGCCGGGTGGAGGTGTTCCACCGCAATGGCATCCAGGTGAATGGCAGCTTCGTGCTGGGCTTCGACCACGATCGGCCGGAGGTCTTCGAGAACCTGGCGCGCTGGATCGAAGACACCCGCCTGGAGTGCGCCACCTTCCACATCCTCACGCCCTATCCGAACACGCCGCTGTTCCGCCGCATGGAGGCCGAGGGGCGGCTGCTGCACCAGGACTGGTCTCTCTACGACACGGCGCACTGTGTCTTCCGCCCCAAGCACATGAGCCCCGAGGAGCTGGAGGCCGGCTATGCGTGGATCTACCGGCGGCTCTTCTCGCTCTCCTCCATCTGGGCGCGCAGGCCCCGCCAGGCCAGCGCCGTGCTGCCGTACCTGGCGATGGCGCTGCTCTACAAGCGCAGCAACTTCCTGTGGCGCTTCCTCATCCACCACCGCCTCACGCACAAGGTGTGGTCGCCGCTGGTGCGCCTCACCCGCCTGCGCCACCTGCGCTACCGCCGGCGGCTGGCTCGCGAAGGCTCGCTGCCCGGGCACATGGTGTCCCCCATCCGCCCCAGCGTGTAG
- a CDS encoding HYR domain-containing protein, whose amino-acid sequence MRLKDVRPGRDGSDLSGLVDVNGVLFFSAFMGTDGIQELWRSDGTEAGTVRVTDLWIGAGSFSPRALTPCLLIVSTNDDTGAEPRILAPSSVARPFPPRKEATSSSGASVSYAPAVLADGVPASTPIQYSHPPVQPFPLGSTVVQATTEVSSFQVRSRSSIVTVSDTTAPKLECPGSKVVEATDELGATVDYSPARMSDAVSEAQVPYSIPSGGRFPFGKTQVDITAKGAAHHTATCSFSITVQSRVTGPDTQTPEGKDSGWGRDTANPPWQGGCRACWCPP is encoded by the coding sequence GTGCGACTGAAGGACGTCCGCCCGGGCAGGGACGGCTCCGATTTGAGCGGGCTCGTGGACGTGAACGGCGTCCTCTTCTTCTCCGCGTTCATGGGGACGGACGGCATTCAGGAGTTGTGGAGGAGCGACGGCACGGAAGCCGGCACGGTGCGGGTGACGGACCTGTGGATTGGCGCGGGAAGCTTCAGCCCGCGCGCCCTCACCCCATGCCTGCTCATCGTCTCTACAAACGACGACACCGGCGCCGAGCCGCGCATCCTGGCGCCCTCCTCGGTGGCGCGTCCCTTCCCACCCCGGAAGGAGGCCACGAGCAGCTCAGGCGCCAGCGTGTCCTACGCGCCGGCGGTCCTGGCGGACGGCGTCCCCGCGTCCACGCCCATCCAGTACAGCCACCCGCCCGTGCAGCCCTTCCCACTGGGGAGCACGGTGGTGCAGGCCACCACCGAGGTCTCCAGCTTCCAGGTGCGCAGTCGCTCCTCCATCGTCACCGTGTCGGACACCACGGCTCCCAAGCTGGAGTGCCCGGGCAGCAAGGTGGTGGAGGCCACCGACGAGCTGGGCGCCACTGTCGATTACTCCCCAGCGCGCATGTCGGACGCCGTGTCCGAAGCGCAGGTGCCGTACAGCATTCCTTCCGGGGGCCGATTCCCCTTCGGGAAGACGCAGGTGGACATCACCGCGAAAGGTGCCGCGCACCACACGGCCACGTGCAGCTTCTCCATCACCGTCCAGTCCCGGGTGACGGGGCCCGACACACAGACACCCGAGGGGAAGGACTCCGGATGGGGTCGCGACACGGCGAACCCGCCCTGGCAAGGTGGCTGTCGTGCCTGCTGGTGCCCGCCGTGA
- a CDS encoding amidase gives MKDLASLARLDGIAQAELCARGEVSAEELFEACLARIDALNPLLRAVVTVNREPPRAVKPGPFSGVPFLVKDATPWQGLRWSMGSRLFAKNVAPTQTPYGRRLEAAGLVCVGKSALSEFGLLGSTETLLEGVTHNPWDLSRSATGSSGGSAVAVAAGLVPLAHANDGGGSTRIPASACGLFGFKPSRERTVMASFATSDFGDLTSDHCISRSVRDSALFLSVTEDPTAAKPVGFVREPIRRKLRIATWTRTMMGEEPEPSVRRAYDETVALLTELGHHVEPIAPPAVDGPALRDAFFLVAGAAIAGVVETMDRMRGVPVQTEELEPFTWELVEKVQAFGADALPWSRATFAKAVKVYDEATRAYDVVLTPTLATEPWRIGHLSPVLKREELLRRTARSVGYTPIQNIVGCPAMSVPLCFPEGGLPIGMHFAAARGEEALLLGLAYQLEEARPWKDRWAPYSIPALFS, from the coding sequence ATGAAGGACCTGGCGTCTCTGGCCCGTCTCGATGGCATCGCCCAGGCGGAGCTGTGTGCTCGAGGTGAGGTCTCCGCGGAGGAGTTGTTCGAGGCGTGCCTGGCGCGCATCGACGCGCTGAATCCGCTGCTGCGCGCCGTCGTCACCGTGAATCGCGAGCCGCCTCGCGCGGTGAAGCCGGGCCCGTTCTCCGGAGTGCCGTTCCTGGTGAAGGACGCGACGCCGTGGCAGGGGCTGCGCTGGTCGATGGGCTCACGGCTGTTCGCGAAGAACGTCGCGCCGACGCAGACGCCGTATGGGCGGAGGTTGGAAGCGGCGGGGCTGGTGTGCGTGGGAAAGAGCGCGCTGTCGGAGTTCGGGTTGCTCGGCAGCACGGAGACGCTGCTGGAAGGGGTGACACACAATCCGTGGGATTTGTCCCGCTCGGCCACGGGCTCGTCGGGAGGGAGCGCGGTGGCCGTGGCGGCGGGGCTCGTGCCGCTCGCGCATGCGAATGATGGGGGTGGCTCGACGCGGATTCCCGCGTCGGCGTGTGGCCTCTTCGGCTTCAAGCCGAGCCGCGAGCGCACGGTGATGGCGTCCTTCGCCACGTCGGACTTCGGAGATTTGACGAGCGACCACTGCATCAGCCGCTCGGTGCGGGACAGTGCGCTGTTCCTCTCGGTGACGGAGGACCCCACCGCCGCCAAACCCGTCGGCTTCGTGCGCGAGCCGATTCGACGCAAGCTGCGCATCGCCACGTGGACGCGGACGATGATGGGCGAGGAGCCGGAGCCCTCCGTGCGCCGTGCCTACGATGAGACGGTGGCGCTGCTCACGGAGTTGGGCCACCACGTCGAGCCGATTGCGCCGCCGGCCGTCGACGGGCCCGCGCTGCGGGACGCGTTCTTCCTCGTTGCGGGCGCGGCCATCGCGGGGGTTGTGGAGACGATGGACCGGATGCGGGGCGTGCCGGTGCAGACGGAGGAGTTGGAGCCGTTCACCTGGGAGTTGGTGGAGAAGGTGCAAGCCTTTGGAGCGGATGCACTGCCCTGGTCGCGCGCCACCTTCGCGAAGGCGGTAAAGGTGTATGACGAAGCGACGCGGGCGTATGACGTGGTGCTCACGCCGACGCTGGCCACGGAGCCGTGGCGAATCGGGCACCTGTCGCCGGTGCTGAAGAGAGAGGAATTGCTGCGGCGCACGGCGCGCTCGGTGGGCTACACGCCCATCCAGAACATCGTGGGCTGTCCCGCGATGTCCGTGCCGCTGTGCTTCCCGGAGGGTGGGCTGCCCATCGGCATGCACTTCGCGGCGGCCCGAGGCGAGGAGGCGCTGCTGCTCGGGCTCGCGTATCAGCTCGAGGAGGCGCGCCCGTGGAAGGACCGGTGGGCGCCGTATTCGATTCCGGCGCTGTTCTCCTGA
- a CDS encoding polysaccharide deacetylase family protein, protein MRSTTVRFITAAALALAAMAAQAQSVAFTFDDGPHVSDTPRMNAQQRNQAMLDALAKHRVQAALFVTAGNGANTEAGLALARAWGKAGHAIGNHTMTHPDLHKVPLDAYQRELLDCDRIISDLPGYQKWFRFTFLREGNTPEKLDGMRSFLKQQGYRNAYVSLDTSDWRLNDKLVETLKNNPAADVSAIRDAYLSHIRQRALAYRDLSQKLQGRDIAQVILLHHNLINAMWLDDVIAMFKQTGWTLTTPQAAFADPIYALAPDRLVAGQSLLLSMARVLGLGRFEGWERLVDDGDYEIAALAAKGL, encoded by the coding sequence GTGCGAAGTACGACCGTCCGATTCATCACCGCCGCCGCGCTCGCTTTGGCGGCGATGGCCGCCCAAGCGCAATCCGTCGCCTTCACGTTCGACGACGGCCCGCATGTCAGCGATACGCCGCGCATGAACGCGCAGCAGCGCAACCAGGCCATGCTTGATGCACTGGCAAAACATCGCGTGCAGGCCGCGCTGTTCGTCACGGCGGGGAACGGCGCCAATACCGAGGCGGGTCTGGCGCTGGCGCGTGCGTGGGGGAAGGCAGGCCACGCGATTGGCAACCACACCATGACGCATCCGGACCTGCACAAGGTGCCGCTTGATGCATACCAGCGCGAGCTGCTCGATTGCGACCGCATCATCAGCGACCTGCCGGGCTATCAGAAGTGGTTCCGCTTTACCTTCCTGCGCGAAGGGAACACGCCGGAGAAGCTCGACGGCATGCGCAGCTTCCTCAAGCAGCAGGGCTACCGGAATGCGTACGTGAGCCTGGATACCAGCGACTGGCGGCTCAATGACAAGTTGGTGGAGACGCTGAAGAATAATCCTGCCGCCGACGTGAGCGCGATCAGAGATGCCTATCTGAGTCACATCCGCCAGCGCGCCCTCGCCTATCGCGACTTGTCGCAGAAGCTGCAGGGCCGAGATATCGCGCAGGTGATTCTCCTGCACCACAACCTGATCAACGCGATGTGGCTGGACGATGTGATTGCGATGTTCAAGCAGACGGGGTGGACCCTCACCACGCCGCAGGCGGCGTTCGCCGACCCGATATATGCGCTCGCGCCGGATCGTCTGGTCGCAGGGCAAAGCCTGCTGCTGTCGATGGCCCGCGTGCTGGGCCTCGGCAGGTTCGAGGGATGGGAGCGGCTGGTAGATGACGGCGATTACGAAATCGCCGCGCTGGCCGCGAAAGGATTATAG
- a CDS encoding Dps family protein, with product MKISPALNTPTDLQADAIRDISAALNALLADVYALHIKIMNFRWHMSGPHFRDYQAMLQDHALQLLVSTASIAERVRAIGASTLHSIGDIARRQRLLDNDADYVAPSAMLTELRDDNQQLAAYLRETHDVCEEHGDVASANLIERWLDETERRIWQLFEATRAND from the coding sequence ATGAAGATCAGCCCCGCGCTCAATACGCCCACCGATCTGCAAGCTGACGCTATTCGGGACATCTCCGCGGCGTTGAATGCGCTGCTGGCCGACGTATATGCGCTGCACATCAAGATCATGAACTTCCGATGGCACATGTCAGGGCCGCACTTTCGCGACTACCAGGCGATGTTGCAGGACCACGCCCTGCAACTCCTTGTCTCCACCGCCAGCATCGCCGAGCGCGTCAGAGCCATCGGGGCCAGTACGCTGCATTCCATCGGCGACATCGCAAGGCGGCAGCGGCTGCTCGACAACGATGCGGACTACGTGGCGCCGTCGGCCATGCTGACCGAGTTGCGAGATGACAACCAGCAATTGGCCGCCTACCTCCGCGAGACGCACGACGTGTGCGAAGAGCATGGCGACGTCGCGAGCGCGAACCTGATCGAGAGATGGCTCGACGAAACAGAGCGGCGCATCTGGCAGTTGTTCGAAGCGACGCGTGCGAACGATTAG